The Nymphaea colorata isolate Beijing-Zhang1983 unplaced genomic scaffold, ASM883128v2 scaffold0695, whole genome shotgun sequence genome has a window encoding:
- the LOC126409643 gene encoding NAD(P)H-quinone oxidoreductase subunit 5, chloroplastic-like, protein MVFSTKLAIQQINGSSIYEYLWSWSITSDFSLEFGYLIDPLTSIMSILITTVGILVLIYSDNYMSHDRGYLRFFAYMSFFNTAMLGLVTSPNLIQIHIFWELVGMCSYLLIGFWFTRPIAANACQKAFVTNRVGDFGLLLGILGFYLITGSFEFQDLFEIFNDSIINNNEMNSSFATLCAFLLFLGAVAKSAQFPLHVWLPDAMEGPTPISALIHAATMVAAGIFLVARLLPLFIAIPYIMNIISLIGVITVLLGATLALAQRDIKRSLAYSTMSQLGYIMLALGIGSYRAALFHLITHAYSKALLFLGSGSIIHSMEPIIGYSPTKSQNMVLMGGLTKYMPITKQLFF, encoded by the coding sequence ATGGTCTTTTCCACTAAGCTGGCGATCCAGCAAATCAATGGTAGCTCaatttatgaatatctatgGTCTTGGAGCATCACTAGTGATTTTTCCTTAGAATTCGGCTACTTGATTGATCCACTTACTTCTATTATGTCGATATTAATCACTACTGTTGGAATCCTGGTTCTTATCTATAGTGATAATTATATGTCTCATGACCGaggatatttgagattttttgcttatatgaGTTTTTTCAATACAGCGATGCTGGGATTAGTTACTAGTCCCAATTTGAtacaaatccatattttttgggaaCTAGTGGGAATGTGTTCCTATCTGTTAATAGGTTTTTGGTTTACCCGACCAATTGCAGCAAATGCCTGTCAAAAAGCGTTTGTGACCAATCGTGTGGGGGATTTTGGTTTATTATTAGGAATCCTaggtttttatttaataacaggTAGTTTCGAATTTCAGGATTTATTCGAAATATTCAATGATTCGATCATTAATAACAATGAGATGAATTCCTCATTTGCTACGCTTTGTGCCTTCTTATTATTCCTCGGTGCAGTTGCTAAATCTGCGCAATTCCCACTTCATGTATGGTTACCTGATGCTATGGAGGGACCCACTCCTATTTCGGCTCTGATACATGCGGCTACTATGGTAGCCGCAGGAATTTTTCTTGTAgctcggcttcttcctcttttcatagccataccttacataatgaatatcATATCTTTGATAGGTGTAATAACGGTACTATTAGGAGCTACCTTAGCTCTTGCTCAAAGAGATATTAAGAGAAGTTTAGCTTATTCCACGATGTCTCAATTGGGATACATTATGTTAGCTTTGGGTATAGGTTCTTATCGAGCCGCTTTATTCCATTTGATCACTCATGCTTATTCTAAAGCATTATTGTTTTTAGGGTCTGGATCAATCATTCATTCCATGGAACCCATTATTGGGTATTCTCCGACTAAGAGTCAGAACATGGTTCTTATGGGCGGTTTAACTAAATATATGCCAATtacaaaacaactttttttttag
- the LOC126409645 gene encoding NAD(P)H-quinone oxidoreductase chain 4, chloroplastic-like, with product MSDFYWLTIIVVLPISAGSLIALFPHRGNKVVRWYTICICLFELLLTTYVFCYHFKLDDPLIQLEEDFNWINIFDFHWRLGIDGLSIGPILLTGFITTLATSAAWPVTRNSRLFHFLMLAMYSGQIGSFSSRDLLLFFIMWELELIPVYLLLSMWGGKKRLYSATKFILYTAGGSIFLLMGVLGMGLYGSNEPTLNFETLANQSYPVALEIIFYLGFLIAYAVKSPIIPLHTWLPDTHGEAHYSTCMLLAGILLKMGAYGLVRVNMELLPHAHSIFSPWLMIVGTIQIIYAALTSLGQRNLKKRIAYSSVSHMGFIIIGISSITDAGLNGAILQIISHGFIGAALFFLAGTSYDRIRLRYLNEMGGIAILMPRIFTMFSSFSMASLALPGMSGFVAEFVIFLGIITSPKYLVMSKILITFVMAIGMILTPIYSLSMSRQMFYGYRLFNVPKSHFVDSGPREIFILMCILLPIIGIGIYPDFVLSLSVDKVETILSNYFHG from the coding sequence ATGAGTGATTTTTATTGGTTAACAATCATTGTTGTTTTGCCCATATCCGCGGGTTCCTTAATTGCTCTTTTCCCTCATAGAGGAAATAAGGTAGTTCGATGGTATACTATCTGTATCTGCTTATTTGAACTCCTTCTAACGACCTACGTATTCTGTTATCATTTTAAATTGGACGATCCATTAATCCAATTGGAAGAAGACTTTAACtggataaatatttttgattttcacTGGAGACTCGGAATCGACGGACTTTCTATAGGACCCATTTTATTGACAGGATTTATCACTACTTTAGCTACTTCAGCGGCTTGGCCAGTTACCCGAAATTCGCGATTGTTCCATTTCCTGATGTTAGCAATGTACAGTGGTCAAATAGGATCATTTTCTTCTCGAGACctcttactttttttcatcatgtggGAATTAGAATTAATTCCTGTTTACCTACTTTTATCCATGTGGGGAGGAAAGAAACGTCTGTACTCAGCTACAAAGTTCATTTTGTACACTGCAGGaggttccatttttctcttaatgggAGTTCTAGGTATGGGTTTATATGGTTCCAATGAACcaacattaaattttgaaacattagcTAATCAATCGTATCCCGTGGCAttggaaataatattttatttgggttTCCTTATTGCTTATGCTGTCAAATCACCGATCATACCTTTACATACATGGTTGCCAGATACCCATGGAGAGGCGCATTACAGTACATGTATGCTTCTAGCTGGAATCTTATTAAAAATGGGAGCATACGGGTTGGTTCGGGTCAATATGGAATTATTACCCCACGCCCATTCCATATTTTCTCCTTGGTTGATGATAGTAGGGACTATTCAAATAATCTATGCAGCTTTAACTTCTCTTGGTCAACgcaatttaaaaaagagaatagcCTATTCTTCCGTATCTCATATGGGTTTCATAATAATAGGAATTAGTTCTATAACCGATGCGGGACTCAATGGAGCTATTTTACAAATCATCTCTCATGGATTTATTGGTGCTGCACTTTTTTTCCTGGCAGGAACAAGTTATGATAGAATACGTCTTCGTTATCTTAACGAAATGGGGGGAATAGCTATACTAATGCCAAGAATCTTTACGATGTTCAGTAGCTTCTCAATGGCTTCTCTCGCATTACCAGGAATGAGTGGTTTTGTTGCagaatttgtgatatttttgggaATAATTACTAGCCCAAAATACCTTGTAATGTCAAAAATACTAATTACTTTTGTAATGGCAATTGGAATGATATTAACTCCTATTTATTCATTATCTATGTCACGCCAGATGTTCTATGGATACAGGTTATTCAATGTTCCCAAGTCTCACTTTGTGGATTCTGGACCACgagaaatctttattttgatgtGTATCCTTTTACCTATAATAGGTATTGGTATTTATCCAGATTTCGTTCTTTCACTATCAGTTGACAAGGTAGAAACTATTCTATCTAATTACTTTCATGGgtag